Part of the Cryptococcus neoformans var. neoformans JEC21 chromosome 11 sequence genome, TTTGCTGTTCTTCATCGGGATCCTGGACTTGTCCGAGGTTATGGTCGGGTCtggaagggaggaggaagtctCGgctggggaagaggatggagagggcaGAGGAGATGGCGGGAGAGAAATTGGCggagggagggatggggatAAACCGAGAGCGATATCAAGAGCCCGCGAAGCTACGCGAGCACATCCAAGAGAGGTGGCTATAGAAGTGATTGAAGGAAGGGTGATGAGCTGTTGAGCTTTGATTGCTTGGTTGAGCGAGTCTGCGCCTAGTGTCTCGACTGCTATCACTTCTGTCTGGTACACTTCTTCACCCCCTTTTCCGTTCACAGCCCCCTCTCGTTTAGCGCCGCCCACTTTCTCCAACCCCTGGCAAATCCCAATCATTaaccctcctccaccaacaGAACATACAATGCCATCCGGTCTCTCCCCTCCCATTTGCCTAACCACCTCTTCCGCTACACTCTCCGCTCCTTGCCAGATATCTTCATGATCAAAGGGCGGGATGTACACCCCCCACTGATCTTGAGGAAGGATATGTTCTTTCAGATACGCGTCGGCTTGGTACAAGGAGGCCCCTTCTTGGATGACTTTGGATGCGCCCGCAGTGAAGAGCTTGGAGATCATCATAGGGGTGGTGGTCATGGGTACGACGACGGTGGAGGGATATCCCAGAGAGGAGGCGGCAGTGACGCAAGCGAGACCGGCGTTGCCGCCAGAGGAGGAGTAAAAGTGGAGAGGAGCATTAGGGGGGGAACGCTGGATAGATCGACGGACGAGGTTGCCGATACCTCTACAATCATGGATCAGTATGGGATGCCGACGTGTATTGGGATTAAGACCACAAAATGAAATGGGAAGTGCTTACCGAGATTTGAATGAGCCGCTTGGCTGGAGGTTATCAAGCTTGAGAAAGATCCGGCTAACAGGACTTGTTTAGTTAGGGTGCGTTATCCAGAAATAAGTGGCCTTACCATCCAGCGAGCCTAGAGAGGGCGGCGCTCTGGACAAGTGGTGTTTCCCTCCAAGGTTGAGGGATAGCCTTATGGTTGTATAATTCGGGTGTGGCGATTGTCATAGTGTTGGATGATGGGTAAAATAAAGCTACGTGTTGTATAATGTGTATAATATCTATAATTAGTCCAAGAGGGTAAGTCGACAAGATGAATAGTATGGAAAGTCAGTAGACAAAACAGAAATCGGTGGGGGTGAGGGATACGAACGCATCGCTCTAAATACTCTCAAGCACATGAGTCAGTTTCCAATGGAAAATATGGGATATCACCTGGCCTGAGTGCCATCACAAAGATGTTTCCAATAATTCAACACCGGGAACATGACAGATAAGCAGGTCACGAGAATAGGCGCCAAATAGGAGATGGACGGTGATACGTATCTGGCTAGAGTTGTTCCGGGTGCGAAGGTTTGTGGGTGCTGTTCGCCATAATAGCTGTTAGTTGTCGCGGTTGTTttccaagaaggagaagcttATTTCCCACAGCAGACGCGTGTGGGAAATTGAGAAGGGGTCGTTGGAAAAtaaaggagatggagaatgtCCTTTCGTCCAATTTCCAACAGCCAATTTCCACCGTTCACAACTTTCGTGCCTCGCTGTGCCTCCGCTGATAAGGAATTGCCGGTGACGGGGGCGACGCTTCACCAGAAGTTGTAATTAAGGGGAGCTGCAAACCTAATCGCAAGTGTAGATTGGATTTTTAAGGCGAATCAAAATACGTCTGGGCTTGGTTCGTAATAATGAATAAACTGTCGTACGTAAGTGGATCACGTAGGAAGTGTTTTGCTGAGAACCACTTATTTATGCCACCGGGTACTTGCTTATCTGTAGCATACTGAATGACCAGGCAGCCGCCTCGTCCATGTCTTCATTAcgaccctcttcctttccacttAGGCAATAGAATCAAACACGACATCAACTGATCATGGTGGCGGCGCACATTTTAGTTATCGGAGCTACTGGTGAGTACCCTGTGTTTTCCTACATCCGCATCCACGACACAATTATAATTGTTCTCTAGGCCAGTCAGGCTTGGAATTCTGTTCTGCCGCCCTTAATGAGGGACACCAACTGACTCTTTACGTACGGAACCCTGGCAAGGTACCCGCTGCCATCAGCGGCAATGAAAAAGTCACTGTTATACATGGTACTCTCGAAAATGAATCCAGCTTGCGAAAGGCTATCGAGTCTGGCGCCACAATTTTTGTTTCGTTCGCTGGACCTGTTGGGCCCTCGAAAGGTACAGTAGGTTCTGCCAAACCAGCTGCGCTCGAAATAAGTAAATAACCAAGCGCAACAGCCCATCACCGATGCGATGAAGTCGATATTCCCCCTTCTGATAGCGAACAAGTTCGAGAGGGCCATGGTACTCGGCACGTGTTCTTTCACTGCGCCAGAGGATAAAGGTTCTCTTAAATGGAAAGCATTGATTGTTCTTATCAAACTCATCGGTGGATCCGCCTTTGAAGAGTTCCAAGGACTGGGCGGTTTTGTCACATCTCAAGACATCACACAGCTGAAATGGACCCTCTTCCGGGTCCCTTTTCTCTGGAATGGTCCCGAGGCGCCAGTGAATGCCACTTTCACAGGATCCGGTACCGATGGGATGTTTTTATCTAGAAAAAGCTTGGTGATATGGgttttgaaggagatgaatgGAGAGTCCGATTGGATCGGCAAGGCGCCCGTGCTATCGAATTAAAGATTAAAGACGAATGGGAAATGTCCCTCAGATATAAGTCCAAAGCAGCTTTAGACGGGatcaaagaaggagaagggaagaagaatggtCGGGAGACATGCTCGCCAGCTGGATGCTTCGTCAAGCAGAAATGTAACAGAAGTTGCCTCGCTTAATGTACGACTCACTTTTTTCGCCATGTTGAGTGACCCCCGCGCTTCGTTCAGTTGACTCCGCatctcctcgtcctccttccgctctttcttccttccatcctttttttcatcctccccaTAACTCAGTCATTAGCTTAATATACTCAGCCATGACTCGTTTTCGCACCCACATTCAAAGTGCATGATATATAGGTCACTGATGGTTCCCACCGGCGGGGAAGTAAGGAAGTATATATAGATTCAAAATGAGCGATTGTCCAGAAGCTTCCGGCACAGATACCGACACATCCACTACCTTCTCGacctctcctcccctccctATGACATTAATAGACTTTGTTACCAACATGCTGTCTGTTCTTCCCCAGCTCtgattcttctttgactaAGACTTATCCCCTCCTCACATGATTACCTACTACTTCGAACTCCTGCCTCTGGCTCCAGGCAACGTAGCAGTAGAACAGAGGACCAACGGACAAATGTGAGAAGGTTTGGTGATACCTTGGATACCAATATATCTGACCCTACTTCAAAGAAGTCTTATAACAAGGGTCTCTTTAGCTTACTGGATCACAGATGCCTGACATATTCCAGATAATTTTGCCGCCAGGTGAGATCTGATCCCCGACAAAGCAGAATGAGCAAGATCGAGTTTCTATTCTTATAAAAGGGTTGCAGAATTGGAAATCCTCGTCTAATATTAAAATGATTGCTAATGAATACTTTACGTAATAATTCGGCTATACGTGCCAGTCGTCGAGTCATCAAGCTTGGCCGGCACCGTTATTTGGATCTCATTCTCTGGGCTCAAATTCCGATATCATTTTATATATTTTTCCCgttccatcttcatctgatCATCCGTCCCTGAAAAGAGACACCATGTCAAGCACAGAGCCCACCATCattccctcttccaacaCCATGCCTCCTCCCAACGGTGTTCCCGGGGCGACCGGCACATCTACTCCCATCCTCGGTAGCCGTGGTGGGCCTAGTGGCGGAGGTGCGGGCGGTAGTTTTGGTGTCAAGTCTGGATTGGCTCAAATGTTGAAAGGCGGGTGAGTCATTATGACTTTTCGGTCGCGTGcagatgctgatgaataAAAAGTGTTATCATGGACGTGATGAATGCGGAACAAGCCAAGATTGCGGAAGAGGCTGGTGCCAGTGCTGTCATGGCTCTTGGTAAATTTATTTATTTCATTACCAGCTACATTTTCTGACACATATGTAGAGAGAATCCCTGCCAACATCCGTCGTGATGGGGGTGTTGCTCGTATGGTCCGTGGTTTATTACCTCAGACAACTACCATCAACTATCTGCTGACAGTATCATAGTCTGATCCGGGCATGATCAAGGAGATCATGGAAGCTGTCTCCATCCCTGTCATGGCCAAAGTCCGTATCGGCCACATTGTCGAGGCTCAAATCCTCCAAGCTGTCGGTGTTGACTACATTGATGTACGTCATCCCACGCAAACGCTTTACTTTGATGGACACTGACAATTTACGCCTAGGAATCTGAGGTTCTCACTCCTGCCGACGATCAACACCACATCGGTAAACATGCCTTTAAAGTTCCCTTTGTATGCGGCTGCAAAAACCTTGGTGAAGCCCTTCGTCGTATCTCTGAGGGCGCCGCGATGATACGCACCAAGGGCGAAGCCGGTACAGGTGACGTTGTGGAAGCGGTCAGACACCAGCGAGCGGTGATGAGCGATATTCGAAAAGCTGCGAGCATGACCGACGAGGAGCTCTACGCCTTTGCCAAGGAGTTGTCTGCGCCTTA contains:
- a CDS encoding L-serine ammonia-lyase, putative, which codes for MTIATPELYNHKAIPQPWRETPLVQSAALSRLAGCRIFLKLDNLQPSGSFKSRGIGNLVRRSIQRSPPNAPLHFYSSSGGNAGLACVTAASSLGYPSTVVVPMTTTPMMISKLFTAGASKVIQEGASLYQADAYLKEHILPQDQWGVYIPPFDHEDIWQGAESVAEEVVRQMGGERPDGIVCSVGGGGLMIGICQGLEKVGGAKREGAVNGKGGEEVYQTEVIAVETLGADSLNQAIKAQQLITLPSITSIATSLGCARVASRALDIALGLSPSLPPPISLPPSPLPSPSSSPAETSSSLPDPTITSDKSRIPMKNSKVVPTLVTDKEAIQACVQFLDDERILVEPACGATLALVYTGRLREVMKGRLTEDSKVVLVVCGGSNISLEVLQRYKMEYGL